From Mytilus edulis chromosome 8, xbMytEdul2.2, whole genome shotgun sequence, one genomic window encodes:
- the LOC139486874 gene encoding uncharacterized protein isoform X2, which produces MLQTTACLVSLYLVHSIPIDNLRSSTTQEVLHRFERMADGSPFNISTAKYPLATLDRCEPHFETISLPKDMDPQIVIHPPCTRIERCPDCTSLDMLVCEPTKTETVTFMVLKFRLESAEFSFIGTKEVQAVRHLKCEQRCRVKATDCNQGVILLKVPDGMSKEKKNHLEIIIGTEMYRET; this is translated from the exons ATGTTGCAGACGACAGCATGTCTAGTATCTTTATATTTGGTGCACTCGATACCTATAGATAATTTGCGATCGTCGACTACTCAAGAGGTTTTACACAGATTTGAACGTATGGCGGACGGGTCACCTTTCAATATTTCCA CTGCAAAGTATCCTTTAGCAACGCTTGACCGTTGTGAACCACATTTTGAGACAATATCGTTACCAAAGGACATGGATCCACAAATTGTAATACACCCGCCATGCACAAGAATCGAGAGATGTCCCGATTGTACTTCTCTGGATATGTTGGTGTGTGAGCCCACAAAAACAGAAACAGTTACTTTTATG GTTCTTAAGTTTCGATTGGAATCTGCCGAATTCAGTTTTATTGGAACTAAAGAAGTTCAGGCTGTGAGACATCTAAAATGTGAACAACGATGTCGTGTAAAGGCTACGGACTGTAACCAAG GTGTGATCTTGCTAAAGGTACCAGATGGAATGTCAAAGGAAAAGAAAAATCACTTGGAAATCATTATTGGAACAGAAATGTATAGGGAGACATGA
- the LOC139486874 gene encoding uncharacterized protein isoform X1, with protein MLQTTACLVSLYLVHSIPIDNLRSSTTQEVLHRFERMADGSPFNISTAKYPLATLDRCEPHFETISLPKDMDPQIVIHPPCTRIERCPDCTSLDMLVCEPTKTETVTFMVLKFRLESAEFSFIGTKEVQAVRHLKCEQRCRVKATDCNQGIHTYIERDCRCQCKVRQTCASAKHIWRESKCMCECVQTKQCRGFARFNESKCECDLAKGTRWNVKGKEKSLGNHYWNRNV; from the exons ATGTTGCAGACGACAGCATGTCTAGTATCTTTATATTTGGTGCACTCGATACCTATAGATAATTTGCGATCGTCGACTACTCAAGAGGTTTTACACAGATTTGAACGTATGGCGGACGGGTCACCTTTCAATATTTCCA CTGCAAAGTATCCTTTAGCAACGCTTGACCGTTGTGAACCACATTTTGAGACAATATCGTTACCAAAGGACATGGATCCACAAATTGTAATACACCCGCCATGCACAAGAATCGAGAGATGTCCCGATTGTACTTCTCTGGATATGTTGGTGTGTGAGCCCACAAAAACAGAAACAGTTACTTTTATG GTTCTTAAGTTTCGATTGGAATCTGCCGAATTCAGTTTTATTGGAACTAAAGAAGTTCAGGCTGTGAGACATCTAAAATGTGAACAACGATGTCGTGTAAAGGCTACGGACTGTAACCAAGGTATACACACATATATCGAAAGAGACTGTAGATGTCAATGTAAAGTACGCCAAACGTGTGCGTCAGCAAAACACATTTGGCGGGAAAGCAAGTGCATGTGTGAATGCGTACAGACAAAACAATGCAGGGGATTTGCTAGGTTTAATGAATCCAAATGCGA GTGTGATCTTGCTAAAGGTACCAGATGGAATGTCAAAGGAAAAGAAAAATCACTTGGAAATCATTATTGGAACAGAAATGTATAG
- the LOC139484683 gene encoding uncharacterized protein — MEGRYITTLFFIIQNGFFALAISPEILRSAMNTPDFLHNFVRMPDGSRLNVSNLVHEDGNTDAMHISGVGTARLASYDRCEPRFVTVMLPKDMDSNVLLWPPCTRIERCSGCCPSDVLVCEPVQTELVTFRVIKNIMPYQGSPEFQYGGMKEVTVERHTKCDQRCRVKAHHCNPNIHDYLERDCRCRCKNRVTCASSKHIWRENNCKCECVQKKPCTGFARFDESTCECALRQTIMSEMTDAEREELRNILSGNERPEPTTTTTTTTPAPTGCPSMHCIAGWAPRRFGTTCRCFPSFG, encoded by the exons ATGGAAGGTCGTTATATTACTACGTTATTCTTCATTATACAAAATGGATTTTTTGCACTG gCAATATCTCCGGAGATTCTCCGATCTGCTATGAATACTCCGGACTTTCTGCATAACTTCGTACGCATGCCAGACGGATCACGTCTCAACGTTTCCA aCTTGGTGCATGAAGATGGCAACACTGACGCTATGCACATAAGTGGAG TCGGAACTGCTAGGTTGGCGTCTTATGATCGCTGTGAACCACGCTTTGTGACAGTTATGTTACCGAAAGATATGGACTCTAATGTTTTGTTATGGCCTCCATGTACACGTATTGAGAGGTGTTCAGGATGTTGTCCCTCAGACGTGTTGGTCTGTGAGCCAGTACAAACAGAATTAGTCACTTTCAGG GTAATCAAAAACATAATGCCATACCAGGGTTCTCCCGAGTTCCAGTATGGTGGAATGAAGGAAGTCACTGTAGAGAGACATACAAAGTGTGACCAACGATGTCGTGTCAAGGCTCATCACTGCAACCCAAATATCCACGACTATTTAGAAAGGGACTGTAGATGTCGTTGTAAAAATCGTGTAACATGTGCATCATCTAAACATATTTGGCGGGAAAACAACTGCAAATGTGAATGTGTACAGAAAAAGCCATGTACTGGATTTGCTCGCTTTGATGAGTCGACTTGCGA ATGCGCCTTGCGCCAGACTATCATGAGCGAAATGACTGATGCAGAAAGAGAAGAGTTGAGAAATATTCTGTCCGGAAACGAACGACCAGAAccgacgacgacaacgacaacGACTACGCCAGCACCAACAGGGTGTCCTTCTATGCATTGCATTGCTGGATGGGCCCCGAGAAGATTTGGTACCACTTGTAGATGTTTTCCTAGTTTCGGATGA